One Orrella dioscoreae genomic window carries:
- a CDS encoding diguanylate cyclase gives MRNSLLPLPPAPPVARRSLRRVMWFAKLKVALVAVSLAGLAMSVVGFVALRAYAAHNLQLVARSVGYTVEAALVFRDPAAAAEAISLIASPEDVAEIAVSDAQGQPFALWRRPDEGRFQGLEDHVGRLVFPEPVVLPLVRGPDTIGSVRLVGHGGALLHFLLMGLAGLLVCLFLSALAAAYSSRRVVRHITRPLTNLAVVAHAVRRERAFAQRVPASEIRELNTLGEDFNGLLDEFEGWQRTLQDENSTLAHRASHDSLTGLRNRAFFESRFNRAVREAEETGERLALLFVDADRFKDINDSWGHAAGDAVLVCLASRLRAQVRETDLVGRLGGDEFAILITPLHDAADARHIAENLAACMREPMPLPEGSTLQTSVSVGVAIYPEDGRSTQALMMCADAAMYTAKSRRRADGRRAADPSPHSDIDIQERPRAHV, from the coding sequence ATGAGGAACAGCCTGTTGCCGCTGCCGCCCGCGCCGCCCGTGGCGCGCCGCTCCCTGCGCCGGGTCATGTGGTTCGCCAAGCTGAAGGTGGCGCTGGTCGCCGTCAGCCTGGCGGGCCTGGCCATGTCCGTGGTGGGCTTTGTCGCCCTGCGCGCCTACGCCGCGCACAACCTGCAACTGGTCGCCCGCTCGGTGGGCTACACGGTCGAGGCCGCGCTGGTCTTTCGCGATCCCGCCGCGGCGGCCGAGGCGATTTCGCTGATCGCCTCGCCCGAGGATGTGGCCGAGATCGCCGTGTCGGATGCGCAGGGACAGCCCTTCGCCCTGTGGCGGCGGCCCGACGAGGGGCGCTTCCAGGGCCTGGAGGACCACGTGGGCCGCCTCGTGTTTCCCGAGCCTGTCGTCCTGCCGCTGGTGCGCGGGCCGGACACCATCGGCTCGGTGCGCCTGGTGGGACACGGCGGCGCCTTGCTGCATTTCCTGCTGATGGGCCTGGCCGGGCTGCTGGTCTGCCTGTTCCTGAGCGCCCTGGCTGCCGCGTACTCCTCCCGGCGCGTCGTCAGGCATATCACCCGGCCGCTCACGAACCTGGCCGTGGTGGCCCACGCCGTGCGGCGCGAGCGTGCCTTCGCGCAACGCGTGCCGGCCTCGGAAATCCGCGAACTGAATACCCTGGGCGAAGATTTCAATGGCCTGCTCGACGAGTTCGAGGGCTGGCAGCGCACGTTGCAGGACGAGAACAGCACCCTGGCGCATCGGGCGTCGCACGACAGCCTGACGGGCCTGCGCAACCGGGCGTTCTTCGAGAGCCGCTTCAATCGGGCGGTGCGCGAGGCGGAAGAGACCGGCGAGCGCCTTGCCTTGCTGTTCGTGGATGCAGACCGCTTCAAGGACATCAACGACAGCTGGGGCCACGCCGCGGGCGATGCCGTGCTGGTGTGCCTGGCCTCGCGGCTGCGCGCCCAGGTGCGCGAGACCGATCTGGTCGGCCGCCTGGGCGGCGACGAGTTCGCCATCCTGATCACGCCCTTGCACGACGCCGCCGACGCCCGCCACATCGCCGAGAATCTTGCCGCCTGCATGCGCGAACCCATGCCGCTGCCGGAAGGCTCGACCCTGCAGACCTCGGTCAGCGTCGGCGTGGCGATCTACCCCGAGGATGGCCGCAGCACGCAGGCGCTGATGATGTGCGCGGATGCTGCCATGTACACCGCGAAGTCGCGGCGGCGGGCCGATGGCCGCCGCGCCGCCGACCCCTCCCCCCATTCGGACATCGATATCCAGGAGAGGCCGCGTGCCCATGTTTGA
- a CDS encoding YajQ family cyclic di-GMP-binding protein, whose product MPSFDVVSEVDKHELSNAVDQANRELATRFDFKGTDAKFELDGFVVTQIAPSDFQLKQMLDILRGRLSARGIDTRCLDVADPNVNLGGARQKITLKQGIEQSVSKKLIAAIKAEKLKVETQINGDKLRVTGKKRDDLQTAIALLRKTDVELPLQFDNFRD is encoded by the coding sequence ATGCCTTCCTTTGACGTCGTTTCCGAAGTCGACAAGCACGAACTCTCCAACGCGGTCGACCAGGCCAACCGCGAACTGGCCACCCGCTTCGATTTCAAGGGCACCGATGCCAAGTTCGAGCTCGACGGGTTCGTGGTGACCCAGATCGCGCCCAGCGATTTCCAGTTGAAGCAGATGCTCGACATCCTGCGCGGCCGCCTGTCGGCGCGCGGCATCGACACGCGCTGCCTCGACGTGGCCGACCCCAACGTGAACCTGGGCGGTGCGCGCCAGAAGATCACCCTGAAGCAGGGCATCGAGCAGTCGGTGTCGAAGAAGCTCATCGCCGCCATCAAGGCCGAGAAGCTCAAGGTGGAAACCCAGATCAACGGCGACAAGCTGCGCGTGACGGGCAAGAAGCGCGACGACCTGCAGACGGCCATCGCGCTGCTGCGCAAGACCGACGTCGAACTGCCGCTGCAGTTCGATAACTTCCGGGACTGA
- a CDS encoding OmpA family protein has translation MFDVFRLAPWRALWVVLAAVMLAGCQSVPKGLSAPQIAVLQAHGFQPGEAGWELDMSTRMLFASDESTLSAASREAVMRVGKALVAVGIARLRIDGHTDSAGSDAYNDALSLRRAEVVAQVLVEHAGFLPDAIAVRGLGKRVPASSNRSASGRAENRRVSIVVANQ, from the coding sequence ATGTTTGATGTGTTCCGCCTGGCGCCATGGCGCGCCCTCTGGGTCGTGCTGGCCGCCGTCATGCTGGCGGGCTGCCAGTCCGTGCCCAAGGGCTTGTCCGCCCCGCAGATCGCGGTGCTCCAGGCGCACGGGTTCCAGCCGGGCGAGGCGGGCTGGGAGCTGGACATGTCGACCAGGATGCTCTTCGCCTCGGACGAGTCGACCCTCAGCGCCGCCAGCCGCGAGGCCGTGATGCGCGTGGGGAAGGCGCTGGTGGCGGTGGGCATCGCCCGGTTGCGCATAGACGGTCATACCGACAGCGCCGGCAGCGATGCCTACAATGATGCCTTGTCCCTGCGCCGTGCCGAAGTGGTGGCGCAGGTTCTGGTCGAGCACGCCGGATTCCTGCCTGACGCCATCGCCGTGCGCGGGCTCGGCAAGCGCGTGCCGGCCTCCAGCAACCGCAGCGCCAGCGGTCGCGCGGAAAACCGCCGCGTCTCCATCGTGGTCGCCAACCAATAA
- the modA gene encoding molybdate ABC transporter substrate-binding protein, with protein MRASRLVSALLLSALPLFASAQQLTVSAAASLTDAFKELGPQFEKAHSGATLRFNFAASGVLLQQIEQGAPVDVFASADQTTMDRAVKAKMIDEATRRDFVSNSLVLIEPAQGGHGIKDIKDLSKSEIKRIAVGKVDTVPVGRYTKEALESAGLWTSLQPKFVQADSVRQALDYVSRGEVDAGFVYRTDATIMGDKVKIALTAGGHTPVTYPVAVVADSKHKDLAKSFLEFLASADARKVLDRYGFGKP; from the coding sequence ATGCGCGCTTCCCGCCTTGTTTCCGCCCTGCTGCTTTCCGCCCTGCCGCTCTTCGCCAGCGCGCAGCAACTGACCGTTTCGGCCGCCGCGAGCCTGACCGACGCCTTCAAGGAACTGGGGCCGCAGTTCGAGAAGGCCCATTCGGGCGCGACGCTGCGCTTCAATTTCGCGGCCTCGGGCGTGCTGCTGCAGCAGATCGAACAAGGCGCGCCGGTGGATGTCTTCGCCAGCGCCGACCAGACCACCATGGACCGCGCCGTCAAGGCCAAGATGATCGACGAGGCGACCCGCCGCGACTTCGTCTCGAACAGCCTGGTGCTGATCGAGCCGGCCCAGGGCGGCCACGGCATCAAGGACATCAAGGACCTATCCAAGTCCGAGATCAAGCGCATCGCCGTCGGCAAGGTCGACACCGTGCCGGTCGGCCGCTACACCAAGGAAGCGCTGGAAAGCGCCGGCCTGTGGACCTCGCTGCAGCCCAAGTTCGTGCAGGCCGACAGCGTGCGCCAGGCGCTGGACTACGTGAGCCGCGGCGAAGTGGACGCGGGCTTCGTGTACCGCACCGACGCCACCATCATGGGCGACAAGGTGAAGATCGCCCTGACCGCCGGCGGCCACACGCCCGTGACCTACCCCGTCGCCGTGGTGGCCGACAGCAAGCACAAGGACCTGGCCAAGTCGTTCCTCGAATTCCTGGCCTCGGCTGACGCGCGCAAGGTGCTGGACCGCTACGGTTTCGGCAAGCCCTGA
- the modB gene encoding molybdate ABC transporter permease subunit → MLEFLSTVDWHPLTLSLKVAFVATLAALVAGLALGWVFARKRFPGRNVLEAFCMLPLVLPPTVIGYAILVAAGRRSPLGAWLRENLDYTIIFNWHGAAIASAVVALPLVLKSASAAFSNVDRSLEKAASTLGQSPWSVFVRVTLPLAWPGILAGTLLAFARAMGEFGASLMVAGSIPQQTQTLSMAIYDAVQAGHNDLALLLVVVTSLLSIFILVASNRYLSLR, encoded by the coding sequence ATGCTGGAATTTCTGTCGACGGTCGACTGGCACCCGCTGACCCTGTCCCTGAAGGTCGCCTTCGTCGCCACCCTCGCCGCGCTCGTCGCGGGCCTGGCGCTGGGATGGGTCTTCGCCCGCAAGCGCTTCCCCGGCCGCAACGTGCTGGAAGCCTTCTGCATGCTGCCGCTCGTGCTGCCCCCCACCGTCATCGGTTACGCCATCCTGGTGGCCGCCGGCCGGCGCAGCCCGCTGGGCGCCTGGCTGCGCGAGAACCTGGACTACACGATCATCTTCAACTGGCACGGCGCCGCGATCGCCTCGGCCGTCGTGGCCCTGCCCCTGGTGCTGAAGTCGGCCAGCGCCGCGTTCTCGAACGTGGACCGTTCGCTGGAGAAAGCCGCCAGCACGCTGGGGCAATCGCCCTGGTCCGTCTTCGTGCGCGTGACGCTGCCGCTGGCATGGCCCGGCATCCTGGCCGGCACGCTGCTGGCCTTCGCCCGCGCGATGGGCGAGTTCGGCGCCTCGCTGATGGTGGCCGGCTCCATTCCGCAGCAGACCCAGACGCTGTCCATGGCCATCTATGACGCGGTGCAGGCCGGCCACAACGACCTGGCGCTGCTGCTGGTCGTGGTCACCTCGCTGCTGTCGATCTTCATCCTGGTGGCGTCCAACCGCTACCTTTCCCTGCGTTGA
- a CDS encoding aminotransferase class I/II-fold pyridoxal phosphate-dependent enzyme, giving the protein MSLLDPLFHSLLAQADARRMRRVLRPLSTQAPAGHVLRDGTPLVDFSSNDYLGLARDPAIARQAARCALRHGAGARASRLVTGTLDLHAEAEAAIAAFKGTEAALLLASGWQANAAALPALIGAVQGPALVYTDRLIHASLHAGCAQAGVRQIRYRHNDLDHLEHLLAERAQEPGQRFIVTESVFSMDGDQADVPALAALAERHGAFLYLDEAHATGVLGPQGRGLAAQAGGRVDLVMGTFSKAAGGFGAYIAGSRALCDYLVNTCSGFIYSTALPPAVVGAVHAAVTRLPGMDAERAHLHALATRLRAGLADIGIDTGLSSTQIVPAIVGDAGRALALADALAQAGMLVGAIRPPTVPAGTSRLRIALSSLHTAGQVDALVTRIRDSRGPCAGAGT; this is encoded by the coding sequence ATGTCCCTGCTCGATCCCCTCTTCCATTCCCTGCTGGCCCAGGCCGACGCGCGGCGCATGCGCCGCGTGCTGCGCCCGCTGTCCACCCAGGCGCCCGCCGGCCACGTGCTGCGCGATGGCACGCCCCTGGTGGACTTCTCCAGCAACGACTACCTTGGCCTGGCGCGCGACCCCGCCATCGCCCGGCAGGCGGCCCGCTGCGCGCTGCGTCATGGCGCGGGCGCGCGCGCGTCGCGCCTGGTCACCGGCACGCTGGACCTGCACGCCGAGGCCGAGGCCGCCATCGCCGCCTTCAAGGGCACCGAGGCCGCCCTGCTGCTGGCCAGCGGCTGGCAGGCCAACGCCGCCGCATTGCCCGCGCTGATCGGCGCGGTGCAGGGACCGGCGCTGGTCTACACCGACAGGCTGATCCACGCCAGCCTGCATGCGGGTTGCGCCCAGGCAGGCGTGCGCCAGATCCGCTACCGCCACAACGACCTGGACCACCTGGAACACCTGCTGGCCGAACGCGCGCAGGAGCCCGGGCAGCGCTTCATCGTCACCGAGAGCGTTTTCAGCATGGATGGCGACCAGGCCGACGTGCCAGCGCTGGCCGCGCTGGCAGAGCGCCACGGCGCCTTCCTGTACCTGGACGAGGCACACGCCACCGGCGTGCTGGGCCCGCAAGGCCGGGGCCTGGCGGCCCAGGCGGGCGGGCGCGTGGACCTGGTGATGGGCACGTTCAGCAAGGCAGCCGGCGGCTTCGGCGCTTACATCGCGGGGTCTCGCGCACTGTGCGACTACCTGGTGAATACCTGCTCGGGCTTCATCTACAGCACCGCGCTGCCGCCCGCCGTGGTGGGCGCGGTGCACGCCGCGGTGACCCGCCTGCCGGGCATGGATGCCGAACGCGCGCACCTGCACGCCCTGGCGACGCGGCTGCGCGCGGGGCTGGCGGACATCGGCATCGACACCGGCCTTTCCTCCACGCAGATCGTGCCCGCTATCGTGGGTGACGCCGGCCGTGCGCTGGCCCTGGCCGACGCGCTGGCGCAGGCAGGCATGCTGGTGGGTGCGATCCGGCCGCCCACGGTGCCCGCGGGCACCAGCCGGCTGCGCATCGCCCTGTCGTCCCTGCACACGGCCGGACAGGTCGACGCGCTGGTCACCCGGATCCGGGACAGCCGTGGCCCTTGCGCGGGAGCGGGCACATGA
- a CDS encoding adenosylmethionine--8-amino-7-oxononanoate transaminase produces MTDLPRHFRAAESALWPPYSSLTTTETPVVVATRDCRLQLADGRELIDGIASWWTACHGYNAPAIAQAVRAQLDDMPHVMMGGLAHPQALRLAERLRALLGGEFARAFFCESGSVSVEVALKMAVQYWLNQGERGRTRFLAFRDGYHGDTFGTMGLCDPDAGMHRRWQGILPQALVAELPRDEASAQALDALLAERGAEIAAIVVEPLVQGAGGMRFHSPETLRRLRALADRHGLLLVFDEIFTGFGRTGEMFAFQHAGVAPDIITLSKALTGGTLPLAATVANRKVEAAFLDDDPARALMHGPTFMGNALACAAANASLDLFEQAPRLAQARRLQSRMEAGLAACRDLPWVADVRCLGAIGVVELTEIRDLKALRARFVEHGVWLRPFGRVVYLTPALVMDDASLARLMAVVRDVLGSGAP; encoded by the coding sequence ATGACCGATCTGCCCCGACACTTCCGCGCCGCCGAGTCCGCGCTCTGGCCGCCTTATTCCTCGCTGACCACCACCGAGACGCCCGTGGTCGTCGCCACGCGCGACTGCCGTCTGCAACTGGCCGATGGCCGCGAGCTCATCGACGGCATCGCCTCGTGGTGGACCGCCTGCCATGGCTACAACGCGCCCGCCATTGCCCAGGCCGTGCGTGCGCAGTTGGACGACATGCCGCACGTGATGATGGGCGGCCTGGCCCACCCGCAGGCCTTGCGGCTGGCCGAGCGCCTGCGTGCGCTGCTGGGGGGCGAGTTCGCACGCGCCTTCTTCTGCGAGTCGGGTTCCGTCTCGGTGGAAGTGGCGCTGAAAATGGCCGTGCAGTACTGGCTGAACCAGGGCGAGCGCGGCCGCACGCGCTTCCTGGCGTTCCGCGACGGTTATCACGGCGACACCTTCGGCACGATGGGCCTGTGCGATCCCGATGCCGGCATGCACCGGCGCTGGCAGGGCATCCTGCCGCAGGCGCTGGTGGCCGAGCTGCCGCGCGACGAGGCCAGCGCCCAGGCGCTGGATGCACTGCTGGCCGAGCGCGGCGCGGAGATCGCCGCCATCGTGGTCGAGCCGCTGGTGCAGGGCGCGGGCGGCATGCGCTTCCACTCGCCCGAGACCTTGCGGCGCTTGCGCGCGCTGGCCGACCGCCACGGCCTGCTGCTGGTCTTCGACGAGATATTCACCGGCTTTGGCCGCACGGGCGAGATGTTCGCCTTCCAGCACGCCGGCGTGGCGCCGGACATCATCACCTTGTCCAAGGCGCTGACCGGCGGCACGCTGCCGCTGGCAGCCACCGTCGCCAACCGCAAGGTGGAAGCGGCGTTTCTGGATGACGACCCCGCGCGGGCGCTGATGCATGGCCCCACCTTCATGGGCAATGCGTTGGCCTGCGCCGCGGCCAATGCCTCGCTGGACCTCTTCGAGCAGGCGCCCCGACTGGCCCAGGCGCGCCGCCTGCAGTCACGCATGGAGGCAGGTCTGGCGGCGTGCCGGGACCTGCCCTGGGTGGCGGACGTGCGCTGCCTGGGTGCGATCGGCGTGGTGGAGCTGACCGAGATCCGCGACCTGAAGGCGCTGCGGGCGCGTTTCGTCGAGCACGGCGTCTGGCTGCGTCCTTTCGGCCGGGTGGTGTACCTGACGCCTGCCCTGGTGATGGACGATGCGTCGCTGGCGCGCCTGATGGCGGTGGTGCGGGACGTGTTGGGCAGCGGCGCGCCTTGA
- a CDS encoding I78 family peptidase inhibitor, which translates to MFHVRSGLTPVALLVSAGILAGCAGRSDVSRPAAAEPAPSGSAAATTPPPAAGGECNADTVQDALGKTISDSLAATLRERSGSATGRTLRPGQVVTMEYNPQRLNILVDDAGVITAIRCG; encoded by the coding sequence ATGTTTCACGTCCGTTCCGGGTTGACCCCGGTCGCGCTGCTGGTGTCCGCCGGCATCCTTGCCGGTTGCGCAGGCCGTTCCGATGTCTCGCGTCCCGCCGCCGCCGAGCCGGCACCCAGTGGCAGCGCCGCCGCCACGACCCCGCCGCCGGCGGCGGGTGGCGAATGCAATGCCGATACCGTGCAGGATGCGCTGGGCAAGACGATCAGCGACAGCCTGGCCGCCACCCTGCGCGAACGCAGCGGCTCGGCCACGGGCCGTACCCTGCGGCCGGGTCAGGTCGTCACGATGGAGTACAACCCGCAGCGCCTGAACATCCTGGTGGACGACGCGGGCGTCATCACAGCGATCCGCTGCGGTTGA
- a CDS encoding alpha/beta fold hydrolase yields the protein MSAAGHAPASLLWAHGWGFDAHCWDAVRALLPARWQALQQACADAGYLGAAPVPIRPAAVPYVAIGHSHGVQQLLQAGLADCVGLVSVSGFPRFAAAEDWPAGTPARLLARMRMQFDRQPLAVWRDFRSRCGVPWRGTDAPTLALPALADGLRALAEDDAREALAQWRGPLCAISAEDDAIVPPALAHAAFGDRLVSVPEGAHALPLTRPDLCARHICRFLDTLAVAP from the coding sequence ATGAGCGCGGCAGGACACGCCCCCGCCAGCCTGCTGTGGGCGCACGGCTGGGGCTTCGACGCGCACTGCTGGGACGCGGTGCGCGCCCTGTTGCCCGCGCGCTGGCAAGCCTTGCAGCAAGCCTGCGCCGACGCCGGCTACCTGGGCGCCGCCCCCGTGCCGATCCGGCCTGCCGCAGTGCCCTATGTCGCCATCGGCCATTCCCACGGCGTGCAGCAGCTCCTGCAGGCCGGCCTGGCGGATTGCGTCGGCCTGGTCAGCGTGAGCGGCTTTCCGCGTTTTGCCGCCGCCGAGGACTGGCCGGCCGGCACGCCCGCCCGGCTGCTGGCCCGGATGCGCATGCAGTTCGACCGCCAACCCCTGGCGGTCTGGCGGGATTTCCGGTCGCGTTGCGGCGTGCCGTGGCGCGGCACGGACGCGCCCACGCTGGCGCTGCCCGCGCTGGCCGACGGCCTGCGCGCGTTGGCCGAGGACGATGCGCGCGAGGCGCTGGCGCAATGGCGCGGCCCGCTATGCGCGATCAGCGCCGAGGACGATGCCATCGTGCCGCCCGCCTTGGCGCACGCCGCTTTCGGCGACCGGCTGGTGTCGGTCCCCGAGGGCGCGCATGCCCTGCCGCTGACGCGCCCCGACCTCTGCGCCCGGCACATCTGCCGGTTCCTGGACACGCTTGCCGTCGCGCCATGA
- the bioD gene encoding dethiobiotin synthase — protein sequence MSLETPLAITSRKQDIAARFGQAASAYERHASVQARVVDDIMRRLEALPWPAAPRILEIGCGSGLLSRRLLARWPEARLTLTDVSAEMVAHCRGSADWPAGTRHLRWDGEHPPADAGNYDLIVSTLAVQWFDDLNAGLGRLARLLAPGGLLAVATLGARSLAQWRACLHQAGARLPAPGYPLAQDLRPAAPALQGAVDAALLTEHPGDAHAFLRGLRGIGALSGAGLGAGTLRAAMRLYDQGNRQVHYEILYGLWRAAQARGVFVSGTDTGVGKTLASAILARAWQADYWKPMQTGLADEAGDTATVTALAALAPGRLHPPACALQAPLSPWDAAREEGITLDAEALALPATDAPLVVEGAGGLYVPIDGRHMMIDLAARLGLPVVLVARSTLGTINHTLLSLRALASHGVPVAGVVLSGPLNAGNRHAIEHFGGVPVILEIPALDQVDARAVAELAGNVPPLASLCQPPASAR from the coding sequence ATGAGTCTCGAGACGCCGCTGGCCATCACGTCCCGCAAGCAGGACATCGCCGCCCGCTTCGGCCAGGCCGCAAGCGCCTACGAGCGCCATGCCAGCGTGCAGGCGCGCGTGGTCGACGACATCATGCGCCGCCTGGAGGCCTTGCCCTGGCCCGCGGCGCCGCGCATTCTCGAGATCGGCTGCGGCTCTGGCCTGCTGTCGCGCCGCCTGCTGGCGCGCTGGCCCGAGGCGCGATTGACGCTTACCGATGTGTCCGCCGAGATGGTGGCGCACTGCCGCGGCAGCGCCGACTGGCCCGCCGGCACGCGCCACCTGCGGTGGGATGGCGAGCATCCCCCCGCGGACGCGGGCAACTACGACCTCATCGTGTCCACGCTGGCCGTGCAATGGTTCGATGACCTGAACGCAGGCCTGGGCCGGCTGGCGCGCCTGCTGGCGCCCGGCGGCCTGCTGGCCGTCGCCACGCTGGGCGCGCGCAGCCTGGCGCAATGGCGCGCCTGCCTGCACCAGGCAGGCGCCAGGCTGCCCGCCCCCGGCTATCCGCTGGCGCAAGACCTGCGCCCCGCCGCCCCCGCCCTGCAAGGCGCGGTGGACGCGGCGCTGCTGACCGAACACCCCGGCGATGCCCATGCCTTCCTGCGCGGCCTGCGCGGCATCGGCGCATTGTCAGGCGCGGGACTGGGCGCGGGCACGCTGCGCGCCGCCATGCGTCTTTACGACCAAGGAAACCGGCAAGTGCACTACGAGATCCTCTATGGCCTCTGGCGCGCCGCGCAGGCGCGCGGCGTATTCGTGAGCGGCACCGACACCGGCGTGGGCAAGACGCTGGCAAGCGCCATCCTGGCACGCGCCTGGCAGGCCGACTACTGGAAACCGATGCAGACCGGGCTGGCCGACGAGGCGGGCGACACGGCCACCGTCACGGCGCTGGCGGCGCTGGCGCCCGGCAGGCTGCATCCGCCCGCCTGCGCGCTGCAGGCGCCGCTGTCGCCGTGGGATGCCGCGCGCGAGGAAGGCATCACGCTGGACGCCGAGGCGCTGGCGCTGCCCGCCACCGACGCGCCGCTGGTCGTGGAAGGGGCGGGCGGGCTTTACGTGCCGATCGACGGACGCCACATGATGATCGACCTCGCCGCCCGCCTGGGGCTGCCGGTGGTGCTGGTGGCGCGCAGCACGCTGGGCACCATCAATCACACGCTGCTGAGTCTGCGCGCCCTGGCCAGCCACGGCGTGCCGGTGGCGGGCGTGGTCCTGAGCGGCCCGCTCAACGCCGGCAACCGCCATGCCATCGAGCATTTTGGCGGCGTGCCGGTCATCCTGGAGATTCCCGCACTGGACCAGGTGGACGCGCGGGCCGTGGCCGAGCTGGCTGGCAACGTGCCGCCACTGGCCTCTCTTTGCCAGCCACCGGCCTCGGCCCGTTGA
- a CDS encoding winged helix-turn-helix domain-containing protein, giving the protein MSPRYQFRLRVYHGEHIALGPGKIALLDAIARAGSISAAARELGMSYRRAWLLVDETNRCLREPAVVTAAGGAHGGGTALTPVGEALIARYRAIEAAALAAAQDEIDAITRLLTPQPPSVQG; this is encoded by the coding sequence ATGTCTCCTCGCTACCAGTTTCGGCTGCGCGTCTATCACGGCGAGCACATCGCGCTCGGACCGGGCAAGATCGCGCTGCTCGACGCCATCGCGCGCGCCGGCTCCATCTCGGCCGCCGCCCGCGAGCTGGGCATGTCCTATCGCCGCGCCTGGCTGCTGGTCGACGAGACCAACCGCTGCCTGCGTGAACCGGCAGTGGTCACCGCCGCCGGCGGCGCCCACGGCGGCGGCACCGCGCTCACGCCCGTGGGCGAGGCACTGATCGCGCGCTACCGCGCCATCGAGGCTGCCGCCCTGGCCGCGGCCCAGGACGAGATCGACGCCATCACCCGGCTGCTGACCCCCCAGCCGCCCTCGGTTCAGGGATAA
- a CDS encoding ABC transporter ATP-binding protein: MIDVDIRLHVQDGKRHFDLSACFQAEAQVVALYGPSGAGKSLTLQALAGLLRPSAGHIRIGERTLFDAAAGIDLPPRQRKLGYLFQDYALFPHLSVRQNVCFGLTDWLRRRPQAADAARVDALLESFGLSALADSRPATLSGGQRQRVALARALACEPRALLLDEPFAALNPMLRTSLRQELAQIGRQWGIPMVMITHDVEDVIALADLAFVYEAGAIVQRIDLHTATSQEAARSQLDPSRAQARTPRQLRLRALLGAPD, translated from the coding sequence ATGATCGATGTCGACATCCGCCTGCACGTCCAGGACGGCAAGCGCCACTTCGACCTCTCGGCCTGCTTCCAGGCCGAGGCCCAGGTGGTGGCGCTGTACGGCCCCTCGGGCGCCGGCAAGTCGCTGACGCTGCAGGCGCTGGCCGGCCTGCTGCGTCCCTCGGCGGGCCACATCCGCATCGGCGAGCGCACGCTGTTCGACGCGGCGGCGGGCATCGACCTGCCGCCACGCCAGCGCAAGCTGGGCTACCTGTTCCAGGATTACGCGCTCTTTCCGCACCTGAGCGTGCGGCAGAACGTCTGCTTCGGCCTGACCGACTGGCTGCGGCGCCGCCCGCAGGCTGCCGACGCGGCGCGTGTCGATGCCCTGCTGGAAAGCTTCGGCCTGTCGGCCCTGGCCGACAGCCGTCCGGCCACGCTGTCGGGCGGGCAGCGTCAACGCGTGGCGCTGGCGCGAGCCCTGGCATGCGAACCGCGGGCCCTGCTGCTCGACGAGCCCTTTGCCGCGCTGAACCCCATGCTGCGGACCTCGCTGCGCCAGGAGCTGGCGCAGATCGGCAGGCAATGGGGCATCCCCATGGTGATGATCACGCATGACGTCGAGGACGTGATCGCGCTGGCCGACCTGGCTTTCGTCTATGAAGCCGGCGCCATCGTGCAACGCATCGACCTGCACACGGCCACCAGCCAGGAGGCCGCGCGCAGCCAGCTGGACCCGTCGCGGGCACAGGCGCGCACGCCGCGCCAGCTGCGCTTGCGGGCCTTGCTGGGCGCGCCGGACTGA